The nucleotide window ACACAGTGCACGTCAAATACAATTTTAGGCCTAAGCTCATTTCAGTATTAGTAacggtttgggccttagcccatctcagtacagtatGAAATATGCAGTagagccttagcccatctcagtacaatATGAAATATGCAGTAGAGCCTTAGCCCTTCACAGTATCAGTAtgcattagggccttagcccatcacaataTCAGTAGCAGCCATACAGTATtcagtaacaaagtcctacccaaccagtctctacacaccatctccgtctaaccctacactctatgtgaggATTAAATCAACCAACCTATCCTTACACTTTAGGTAGTATCGAATGCGGTACAAAATAGTAATTTGTAGCTGAGCTGctagtatattaggcttaagagtCTTTCAGTACACTTTCTCCAAATATAATCCACCCAACcctatgcaatgcaacatacaaatcaTGACATGTTATCTCATGATATCAGTACATATAACCAGTTTAGTATACGTGTATACTATCATCatgctcaatatatataaatcaaataGTCAGTTCACACAATTAAGGGTCTAAGTGATGCTTAcagaccctacagtaggttcacagttgacttgggcgacctgtgcaaccttagcaatcaatttagtgaaaatgggctcacatgcccatatggcctgccagtatgggcccacacgcctgtgtggctcgcACGGCCCAATTTGGCATTGGCTGTCACATAGTCATATCTTGTACGCACGGCCTGGCCTCGTCGATTGCACGATCGTGTGGTCGCACACGACTTATCACACGGACAACCACACGCCGGTGTGGCGTCGATAGTGAAGTTATTGGCTTTCGTTAAAACCCCATTTTTtatgtttcgggtacacacctgtatCATTTTTTACGTAAAAGCAACTCCAAGCAATCCCGAACTTATAATTGACCAAAATACTACTAAGTTAATCACTTAATCGACAAATTAAAACCAACCTGAGCGGATTACTCAACTATTGAATGATTGAAACTTACCCCCAACACTTCAAATCAATTTGCTTACGAAGTAGTACTAGAAGAGTCTCAATCCTAGCGAAACGATCTACCCAAACATCAAAATAACCCTTGGTTAGAAACTTAACATTCTCAACTACAAACCACATAAAATTACTTACCAAAGTTGTCCACGAAACGCAAAAATAAGGAACAAAAGTGCAATTGCAGTCGAGATGGGagcaaaattgaaagaaaataggAAGAGAAAGGTAGGTTTTGGCAAAAGAGAGAGGAAATCCCAATGGAAAAATCAGCAGAGTTTTTGGAGAGAAACAAACGTCAAAAAGTTGAGTACTTACCGAACGATCACAGTTAATCGTGGAATGAAATGAGACCGAGTGGAAAGAAGTTGAAGAGAAAAAGAATGGGAAAGCATAAGAATTTCGACAGCAAGGAAAAACAATGGAAAAGGAAAATGGCAGCAAAAAGGGAGAAGaggagaagagaaaataaaaaaattatttttagggaaaaaaaaagagaaaaattatGAACAGAATAATTTGATAACAATCTCGATAACCCTAAAATCCTTTAATTCACTCTATCAAACTTCCACTACTCAGATTTCCAATACAACTCAAACTTTCAGCCACCAAACAGAGCAAAAATAATCTCCCTTGCTCATGTagggattcaaacacaggaccatcaacaagccaacacattacttaaccaccaaaccaacaggcccattctgatataagcttatcaacaattaaataaaagcctATTGACCAAAGATTgggctttattcataaaaataccaaaatttacccaagtcatagcttgaacttgggacctcacacacacacccaaaacacttaaccgctGAAGCAGATACTCAATTGTGTCACACATtcgtaaaaataaaaatttaaattttgggcGTTACATTTTTAGTGTTCTAAATGCAAGTTTATGGATTCTTTGACCTAAGATAGTCaaatattgatttgaatgatttatgGACACTTTAAATAGGTTACAAAATTTCACTGAATGGCTTAAAGAGATTTGAAATGATGTTTTAGTATGATTTTCCAATTTGACTCCAAATTCAAGGAAATAAGCTTTCAATATTTGATTTTTAGGTTACCTTGATAATTAAGTCATTTGATCACTTGAATAAGTTTGctttattatttaaaagtttttggaAAAGTTCAAGTTTATCGAAATTGTGtttttcaaaattaacttatttaatggTCATTTTCAAAGGAAAAATAAGTTTCTCAAAGAGTTTAAAAGTTAAGTTTTGATTGATCCATGTATATAGTGTAGATTTTAGTATATTGGTTGTCAATAGATAGATCTAGGTTAATATAGGTTGTACATAGGTACATTTGTATGCAAACATGTTTGAAATATGTGAAATGTGCCTAATATGCCTTGTACTAAGTATATATACCTTATCTGAATTTTTTAGATCACATAGCATTTTGGTTTAATATGTTTTATGATTACAAAAATAAGTCACCTAgtgatttttttatattcaaaCATGGTTGTATTATTATGGTACATTGTTTGTACATATTTTAGAATTATATACATGTTAGAATGCTTTGTATAGGGTTTAGGTATACTTCTGTAAGACTTTTGACATCTTCATATTACATTTTTTTGTTCTTAGGAGCATATACGGGTGAATGGTCAAGTCATACTATCTTAGCTTGAATTTTTCAATagaagtgaaataaaaatactttttaaatCATTAATCTTTATTGAAAATCATTGGACTTTCAAGAAAAATGTAAGGCTTAAAGATAGGGGTAAGCAttcaatcgaatcgaatcaaatgaaaaaatttcgagttaatcaatttgacgaatcctattttatcatcctaactcgatttgaaattttctcgaattgagTTGAGTGAGGTGAAATTTGAATCGAATCAAATTGCATAtatttgtttgagttaaatttaaaaaatgactTTGACTCCTTGTAACCACATTCACCCACCGTAGTCAAATTTCTCCActgtaatcaaatttgttattaactttaATCCCCTGATAAAtgatttattaatcttttatttacgggttagcttctttgcttaCTTAGTTACTTCAATTATCTTttgattcttgtcactatgtattttaaaattaaaaaaatatattaaatgtaaaaatgtaatttttattaaaattatcttAAAGATAAagtgtgaaattgataccaacataaaattttaacacgaatatttaTGACATTATCAATAATTCTATTTTAACAGAAATATTTAAAGATTCAAtatgattaaacaattcaataatataaatagtgcaaaatgtgaaatttaatttaataatataaatagtagatataaataaaattattactatttaggtttagggatttttgggatgattttgatttttgatttaggggtaaagggtgagaagtaaaagtttagggaaaaataaaaagttttgatgATTTAGGAGAAGTAAAATTTCGAGAGGAAAGAAAATGGGAGGAgtaatttttttttgggggggaggGGAGGAATATTCAAAAAAATATTGGTGGGAAAATGAGTTAAGGGTAGACAGGGGGGATGGAAGGGGAATAAATTTTTTGGGGGGAAAGTAAAAAAGTTTGGGGGttttgggtaaaaatgtaaaaattataatttctattcggtttattcgagttattcaaattcgaaaactcaactcgattcaaacttgaaattcgaaaaaaatttgagttgactcgaataactcgattcatttaattctaaatttgattttttttttagttgaatatagttttgctcacccctacttAAAGGtgtatattttttaatttcttgATATTAAGATCATAATATCATTTGAACAATTTTGCTTTATCCACTAAAATCtattcaaaatgataaaaaaaatgctTTTATCTTGTCATGAACCTTCGATGGCCATTTTACAAAGTATTAAAGTTTTGAAATATTTTCTTAAGCTTTGATTATTCCATTACTTAAGTTGTGTATAAGGTACTTGTTATTGTTTTAGAATTCATTTAGAGTCTTAAGGTTAGACTTTGGATTAGAATTATCATATAAGCTTAGAATTGGTTTTAGAATTAGTCTCTAGAACTAGTTTTAAAACTAGACTTAGGATTAGATTAAACTTAGGAGGAGTCTTCGAATTTGGTCTAGGATTAGAACTTAAGTTAAGAACTTAGAATTATACTTAAGTTTAGAAGTTAAGATTAGATTTAGTCTAAAGATTAGGACTTAGAATCCCTTGCATTGGAATCTTGCTATTATTTGTCATGTTATCTTTAGATACCTTTGCCATGATATATTTTATGCTTTTATTTAAAGTTTGACTTCAACAAAAATGTCATAGTTTCTCCCTCACATCACATATATTGATATCCATTATATGATTACGTGCTATGTTATTAAATGGATGTCTTTGTCATGTCTTATGCTTTAGAAAATCTTCGCTTTATTGAACATGGTGAAATTGCATTATGCTAAGTCTATTTATTGAGTGAAATCTCTCTTGCTTGTCTATATGCTATGCCTTGTATGAATTTCTCATTCTTATGCTCTTCATAATCGATATCATTGTAGCTTTGATGAGCTTTTGATATCCACATTTTAGGTATTGTTGTGTTTTACAtatcttattttattaattaacaattggtatctagaaaagagaagaaaatcaTTAGGATATGCATCTAGTAAGAGGGAGTACTAGAAATAGGAATTGCTTATGACCTTATTGAATTATCCTTAGCATGCAATTCTTTGATTCTTAATCCATATCTTGTTCACATTTCTTATTAACAATTGGTATCGTTGTTTAAGTATCAATTGGTATATTTCATTAGACATGAATTTAGGTAAAaatttatgcaattaggactaattcaTATGATCCTCAGAAATTTTGCATAAAATGTTCTTtataaattgatttcaaagtatGCTTCTTTTCCATTTCATTGTTTGCTTCTAAGAATACAATTGACATGTTCTTCATATGAATATATTATAACTCATTGTGTTCTCGCGTTAATCTTTATTTTTCGTatgcttttattttcaaaatatttttataattggtATCGGGCTTCATTATTTTGATTgctttttgaaataaaaaaaggagaaaaacatGAAATTTGCATATACATAGGTTTTACCATATATTTATCttctatatatttattatttatgcaAACGAATTAATGTTTATTCATGTATACTTATTGATACATTCACATTTATAAGTAGTAgatttatttattgaattttatGGATGCTTATTTTTCTTTAAATGCATGACATTTATAAGTCTTGGATTTATTTATTGAATTTCATGTATGTTTATTTGACATatctatttttgaaatttgatgttattgtttaagtgtttgtgtttaaaattttttaagaatattttattaagggtgttatttttttattatttttattttcaaaaaatgattaataatttttatataaaattaaaaattttactgGATATCtaactaaaatttattatttttattttacttaggaATAcaattaaatttactaaaatttaaGAGAAGAAATTATTATAGAGAAttgatttaataaataatatatcatatattttattgaTGTTATTGTTATAGATAAAAAaactattataaaaataaaacataaaacataaaaattgatTATGAACAAATTAATTGttataataaaatagaataaCTATCAAAAGAACTAGTTGGTTATGCTTATGATAGGTTTAGGAATGATATAAAGAATTTTTATTAGTCCTTATATTTTGTGAAAGTTGTGGGTTTAGTTCATGTATTTTAAATTGGTTATTTTTAGTGTtaatacttttcaaattttaaaatttcaatcctcaCCAAATAGTAATGGTTAAGTTTCTTAAGTTAAGTTatgttattttcaaaatctgaTCCAACAAAGTTATTATCATATAATTATTGTgttaatactaaaatttaaaatttgaaaattataagacTTAAAAATGATTTAACCAAAAGGATAGTATATGACTAGTAATTGGATTTAACCAAATGGatttaactattattatttaGGGTTAGCACTAAAATTGATCAATTCAAAAAGTATAGacactaaaattgatcaaattaaagtaaaaggactaaatctatAACGTTTTCAAAGTATATggactaatagcagaatttaacctaGTATAAAACCCTTCAAGGAGAAAAAATAGTATAGGAAAACAAACAACGACAAAGTAAAGTTATAGGCTCATATACCCACCCTCTTTCACGTGGCTTACCACGTTCCTTCCACTATCGTTTACTACCAATTTTATTAATACCTTTGAAAAACCAACCGCTCGAGCTATGATTAATGGTCAGATCAGACGCCCACATTCACATTCAGCGGCACTCATGGGTTCCAACACCAAACTCATTCTAGCGCTGCTAGGCCTCCTCATCACCACCGCTACCGTCGCAACCGGTTACACCAACCACACCGTTGGCGGTGATGCTGGCTGGTTCTTTCATTCTAAAACTAACACATCCGCCACCAATTACACGTCCTGGGCTGCTAATCAGACTTTCAGTCTCGGCGACTATCTCAGTAAGATCCAAAAGCTTTAATAATTCTTTAGCATCCATTATTTATTCCATTCGCCATTTTtgacttttccttttccttttttctcATTAATCGTTTATAGTATTTAGGACCACCACAAATCAGACGGTGATCCAGACGTACAATGAAACGACTTATCGTAATTGTACTACGGACGATGCTTCAGACACCGATACCTTCCAATACAACGGCGGGAACACAGACTTTGATCAATCCTTGACCATTGAAGTGCCGTTGACTATTGAGGGCGCAAACTACTACTTCTCCGACGCTGGCGATGGTGTCCAATGTCAGCGTGGCATGGCATTCAAGATCCTCGTTCGGCACGGCAGTGGGTTGCCTCCCAGCCTCAACCAGCCTCCGCCTCCTCCCTACGTCGAGGCTCCGAGTGACCCAGCTCAGTCTCCGCCGGTCACGATTAACGGCGAGTCACCGTCGTTGAATAACAAAGCCGCGGTCGGCGGTGCGAACACAGGAGTGATGCTATGTTTACTTCTCTTTGGTGTTACAAGTTCGTTGATGACTATGATGTGGTAGAGTGAAGGGTAGGGTAGGGAGAAGAGTGGCATTTTAGAATCTTCAAGGTGTTTTAGTCTGGTTATCCAACGGAAGGCATCAATTCTATTACGTTTTAGTACTTTTTTTATTGATACAGTTCAAACAGCAATGAATCATATCATATACCGTTGATTAAATGTTTACTTTTCATTTCCAGAAGACAACCGTTGAGAATACAATTcacatttagaaagaaatatatcacaTAATCTCGCATTAGGCAGTGTTGATAAGTTGAAATTCGATCATCATAGCTTGTTCAAAGGTATTTATGAATTGGAacaaatctaaataaaaaattatttatttaagtacatttatttggtaattttaatttattattttctatatactaaaattttataattagatttaaaaaaaaaatggagagattCAACCGTATGCAATTCTGTTTAGAAGCCTATTTACGGGTAAATGCTCGTCACAactttatcttcttctttttttgtctttttttttcatttaattcttATTCACATTGTTGGCTAATTTGTGTGAGATTCTAATTagtttttttaagaaaatttgaAATATCTTACAAAAAAATTTGAGACCATCAAACGGTATGCATGTGGCCCACTGCAGAAACCTCGGTGAAATGGCTTGTGGACTATCCGTAATCTACCCTCTGCAACTCACCCTTCAAGATGCACCATTCAGAGAACCATCTGGGCAAAATTGTTGCCTTTATAGTCTAAGACAAAGGTGACAGAGCAAGACAATCTACGACATAGGTAACACCACAAAGCATATACCATGGCGACAATTGACTTGTAACGACAATGACACCTAGTTATCTTGCACAACCATGTTAGATATGGTACAAACTACCACCAGGCACTGCAAAATAAGGGGCAGCCCACTATATAAACTTGAGTGGAGGAGAGAGTAGGAGAGGTTggggatcgacccgattaagcaaggaacaagtaaaaatagcagaagaaattgagaaattgaacacacaaatttaacatggaaaaacccctcgaaagaggataaaaaatcacaatttactataatggcaaaagaacgaacagtacaaaagatagagataaaaaTTAAACATCGAAAACCAGAAAACaaaaaaccctcaaaacgtaaacaaaaaattttctaaatgtgttatgagttctaatctctaatgagtGTATTtactaaggttgtaaaagatactATTTATATGCTAAATTAATaggccaaataataataaaataatctagactaatcaaagtttgattgaaacaaataaataaagtttaactagaagattatttctcaaatttgattgaaataaAAGTCATACTTAATAGGGGATCTTCCTCCTACTCTCCCATCATCTTCATCACTTGCTCCTCCCTCTTCCTCTTACTTTCCTTCTTCTCCTTAAAGAATATCCCTCTCCTTCCTCTTCCTTACACTGTTGACTCTATACCTTAACTAGGTGAACCATCACTCCCTTCCTCCATCACAACATTTTCTTCGGTAACTTGTATAGACAATTGAAGCAATATATTGGTTTAATCTCGTATGCAACAAATTAGCATTTTTTAAAGCTATTCATTGATATAAGTATTGAGTTTGGAGCTTGGGAATGATTCAATCAGTCTAGAATGTGGACAGATGAAGAGTCGTAAGTGATAGGGTTAAGGGAGAAAATGTTATGGAAAGCTCCATGGGAGCTTGATTAGAGGAGGAAGAAGGAACCTTTTTCTATGCCCTTGAGAGTGTATATAAAGAGGGTTTTTGGTGGAAGCTATATAATTATACCTTATTGTAGTGTAAGGTGGCTATAGGTAGGGCAAAAGCTAGGAATATTTATAAGGGGGCCAGGATATTTATATAAAGTAGACATTTTAAAAGTAGTATCGACCCATTGAACAAGGTGTTTTAAATTTGAGCTAGTCTTGATCATCTAAATTAACATTTATAAAAGCAAAATTGGTTAAATGTTCAATTTGTGGTAGATATCGCAATTATTTAAGTTTATCTTTtgtcaaattaatatttaaatattagttttATTTAGATACGACAATTATTTAACATTATTTTCTTTCCAAATTAATATATAGATACTACTTtatattagtttaccaaattaaactaaaaatattaccaaatatatttttaccaaattaatatTTGGATACTAATTTATATTAGTTTATCAAATCAAACTAAAATTTAccaattttaatgaaaatttctAAATTATATAAATCAAGCTAAAAAACCTTTATAAAACTTGGGGACATAAATTATCATATTTTTAGACATTAATTATAAATCAACCTTGCTTGAGATGGAAAAGTATTTGTGAGGTCTTTGCATTTTAGGCGAGGTCAATTTGATTTAGGAAGATGTGTTAATATTTATTCTCACAAAAAATGGtggatatttttacacaatttgtTTGTCAATCAATTACTCTTGTGAATCTCATGTGGGACTTTAAAGGTAAAGCGCAACATCTAAAGTCTGAATGCGCAAAATCATAAAGGTAAAGTATAAATGCGTTTGGTGTTCCTaaaaatgcttttttttttttttcaaaaagttaAATATGCCTAGAAAGGCTTTCGTGTGTGAAAGTTTAAGTGGCCAAGAAGATAGGATATGTCTAGAAAGATTATATCATATTTGACGCTAGTGGTGAGCGTTCAAtcgaattaaatgaaaatattttgaGTTAGTTGAGTTAGCGAGTCCGATTTTATCTTTCTAACTTGATTTgagatatttttttttaaattgagtcaagtgaataaaATCAAGTTcatttgaattgaataaatttgttcgagttaaattaaaaaaattaaaagaccaTATTAAAATCTTATTGACAATATGACTAAATTTCGAGTTAATAAAAATGAGAataccatatatatttgaaaatcattttaaaacaaaatgagaGAAAAAACGATAAATAGTATGATGAGCTTGATATGACAATTTACTTATTCAAGGGCTTCAAATTTATCatccttttaattttaaaaatatatttagtatttatatatatttaatatctattttatttttgaatatatatttataagatTTTGGACAAAAAGTATTTTATAAACACTTTGaattttagaagatattttatcgctttttttaattttttgagaaGGAACAATTGACACTTTTTCAAtttgttatttgagttgtaaattTGAACTCAACTCGAATTAAAAAAACCAAACTACTTATTCgaattgaattaaaaaaatgaattgattattttgaaattaaaaaaattaaaatttttgagcCAAATTGAGTTTTGCTGACCCTATTTTATGCACAATAAGCTTTTGAAGGTTGAGTGCTCGGTGAGGCAGTGTAGCCCATTTTAAGTGCTTTAGGAAGTACagttttttttagaaaataaagTAGAGATGCTAAGTATCGGAGAAGTTCCAATGTGCCTTGAAATCTAAGTAAATATCCATATCATGTTTGCCTTGAAGACAAAGCTTAAGTAAATACCTATATCATGCTCGCCTTGAAGGTGACGCTTAAGTAAATATCCATATCATACTCACCTTGAAGGCAAAGCTTAAGTAAATATTCATATCATGTAACACTCTACACTTGACCCCATCAGAGGATTCAGATGCAA belongs to Gossypium arboreum isolate Shixiya-1 chromosome 7, ASM2569848v2, whole genome shotgun sequence and includes:
- the LOC108482456 gene encoding blue copper protein-like, with product MINGQIRRPHSHSAALMGSNTKLILALLGLLITTATVATGYTNHTVGGDAGWFFHSKTNTSATNYTSWAANQTFSLGDYLIFRTTTNQTVIQTYNETTYRNCTTDDASDTDTFQYNGGNTDFDQSLTIEVPLTIEGANYYFSDAGDGVQCQRGMAFKILVRHGSGLPPSLNQPPPPPYVEAPSDPAQSPPVTINGESPSLNNKAAVGGANTGVMLCLLLFGVTSSLMTMMW